AACTTCAAAATCAAGAATCCTtctcattgatttttttttttaattattttcaaagaaGTGGATGAAAACTTGTTTTTATGGATTAATTACATATAACATGTTAttgtgttataattttattaagaaatcaatatatagatcttaaaaatttatttaaacttttcaaatttatcttggacttaaaacataattaaaactatattatataatataagcaaaaatgtatcatacttaaaataataaatgtcttACTAATTAACTAATGAAAGTAACTTTTGTGATTAGTTTAAGGCTTAATTGTGCCTCctatttttattcttagttcgattatatataaatattttaggaaTGTATAAATTCATcctattatttctttaaatgttatatatcATTCTGgctcaacaataaaaataaaataaaatagttttggaatttaaaaataaaaataaaatacataatgaaattattagaaGTACAGAAAGAGACAgccaataatatttaatgtaatacTAGAAGGCTCGCCAAAATTTAGAATGTTTACAAAAGAATCTTTCCAAcaaaaaaggaacaaaactaaCAACCCATATCCAATAAACTGGGCCATGCAATAGTCCCTCTCTTTTGGGCTTTATTATTCCGACTCTCATTTTTGTTAAGTTCACGCTAAACAGATATAGAGGAAAATATGTTTCTATATTACATCCCCGTAAATCTTGTAAATACAACGGAAACGTGGttgagatataaaaaaaaaaaaaaaatactatttataacTAAAGATAATTGAACAACAAtaggaaatattttttttacagtaataaacttgattataataataaagaaaagataatcTTTGTCAGTAATTAAATTAGCTAGACAcagaagaagtgaaattaaattagaaaaaagttgttttaacaaacttttttaacaattttttaataatatatacatgaCAACTTGTGActgatccgttttaaatattttttttaaatataaaattaaatagattaataaaatgattataaaaaattattaaaaacagttatttgaaccaataatatttaaaaaatcatgaatGTGAATACAGAATCAAAAGCACGTAACAAAtaccttttctccttcttcacTTGGTCACCATTTAAGAATCAGTAAACAAAAGAACACAAAGTCTTATATGATTAGGAGTAGATGTTAAtggtaatttatatattaataaatcttGAAGTAAGAAAATTTCCTAAACAGCTAAGTGTTCATAATCACTTGGTAGTGATTGTGACGAATATTGAAAACCCAAATTCCAACCTACTCTGAAATACCATTTCAACTTAGTACGCCATTTGGCCGAACCATACCATATTGTCCTTGACCATGTCCATGTCCATGTCCAAACATACACAAACAATACCATTACCAGACACGAAACCTCAAAACCAAAATCTGTCACCATTTTGATAATCCAAAACTATACAACAAACAAAACTTCGATAAATCAAGAACGTGCTCTGTCTCTTGAATCAATCAACTCAAAGACCATAACAACCTTAAACATTAATATTCCTATATTCATACCATCATGTTCTAGCATCTAACaccaaaaacaagcatatacacCATTTTTTCGCTTCAGTCACTTTGTTCGGAGTTCTTAGCCATGTCCATGCATGTCCACGTCTTCGTCTTCTTAACGCTTGCCATATTTTCGGCAACGCCTTCGATGTCTCAGTCCCAAACCGCAGCTTCCTGCAATGGAATATTCGTCTCGTACGTCTACACTGGCGGCGAGCGGCTGCCGCCAAACGTTTCCGACGCGACGCAGCAGCCGTACCGGTTCGAGTCGAGGCTGACAGTGCTGAACAACGGGTTGGAGGAGCTCAAGTCTTGGAAGGTGTTCGTGGGCTTTCAACACAGCGAGTGGTTGGTTTCCGCGTCGAACGCCGTGCTCTCGGACGGTACAAGTATTCCCGGTGCAGTTGGGAACGGCACCGTGTTGAGCGGGTCGACGGTGAAGGATCTGAAGACGGCGGTGGCGACCGCCGGCGACTTGACCCAGATGCAGGTTCAGGTGGATATGGTGGGGAGCCTTCTTGGGGTGGCGCCACCTTCCGTGCCGATGCCTCGGTCGGTTACTTTGGCTAACGATGGATTCGTCTGCGGTCAACCCTCTGGAGAAGGTAGTTTTTATTCGTTCAATTTTTTGGAACAGAGAAAAAAGTGAGAAACAAGATTTATGTATAAACGTCAAATAATACAATTTCGTCATGGatttataaaaaatctaaaaaatatatataatttatttaaaatatttcattttcttccttagaaaaagatattttagtgAAGAAGACAAGACATTTATGTGTAAGAAATGTTGAAAAAATTAATGTGATTACTCTTGATATGaatgtttgatttgattttcagGGAGCAATGAAACTCATGTGTGTTGCAGAAGTGATCCCAGTTCCAGAACAAACGTGAGCACAGAGGTAGAGTTTCTACCCCGTGAGAAGGGTGATCTTAGCATCACATACGACATCATCAGAACCTACGATTCCAATTACTGGGCAGAGGTTACAATCGCAAACGACAATCCTTTGGGTCGTCTTGACAACTGGAGACTAAGCTGGGACTGGCAAAACGACGAGTTCATCTACACGACAAAGGGTGCATATCCATTAAAAGTGGATTCCTCTGACTGTGTTTTCGGTTCTCAAGGTAGTTTCTACAAGGAACTAGACTTTGCTAACGTCTTGAACTGTGAAAGAAGGCCAACCATAGTCGATCTTCCTCCCTCAAGGTTCAACGATTCAGAACTCGGTCAAATCCCATTCTGCTGCAGGAATGGAACCATCTTGCCACCAACAATGGACCCTAGCATGTCAACTTCAAGGTTCCAAATTCAAGTCTTCAAAATGCCACCCAAGATTAACCGCTCCACGCTCACACCTCCTCGTAACTGGGAGATAAAGGGTACCTTTAACCCTCACTATGAATGTGGCAACCCTATCAGGGTTAGTCCAACTGAATCCCCTGACCTCACTCACCCTCCATCAAACAAATCATCAATTGCAACTTGGCAAGTGGTCTGCAACATCACAAACACAGAACGTGAAACTCCCAAGTGCTGCGTTTCTTTCTCAGCTTATTACAATGAATCGGTTATCCCATGCAACACGTGTGCATGTGGATGTCCAAGTAATCCGGAGAGAACATGCAGCGCAGCTTCACAAGCTATGTTGCTTCCACCGGAGGCACTTCTTGTCCCTTTTGAGAACCGAACTCGGAAGGCCGTTTCTTGGGCTGAGATTAAACATTTACCTGTGCCTAGTCCCATGCCTTGTGGTGACAACTGTGGTGTGAGCATAAACTGGCACGTCGCCACGGATTACCGCAAAGGTTGGACCGCGAGGGTGACACTTTTCAACTGGGGTGACACCAGTTTTGCTGACTGGTTTGCTGCAGTGGAAATGGACAAAGCTGCGAAGGGGTTTGAGGAAGTGTACTCGTTCAACGGAAGCCTTTTGGAGAGTGTGGAGAACACGATCTTCATGCAAGGGAAAGAGGGGTTGAACTTTCTTGTGGCGGAAACTGATGGATCTAACCCTCGGAAAGATCCTAGGGTACCGGGGAAACAGCAATCAGTGATATCGTTTACGAAGAAGGAGACCCCTGGAATCAATGTGGTTGGTGGTGATGCGTTTCCAAGTAAAGTGTTCTTCAATGGGGAAGAATGCTCTCTTCCTTCGGTGTTACCAAGCAGTGTTGCGAGAACGGAGGTTCCATTGGCTACTACGATGTTCTTACTGATGTTGTTGTCGATCTTCTTCATGTCGCAATAGTGGCACTGTTTGATCGGTTGTTGTTCTGCGACAGGGTTTATTTAgccacatcatcatcatcatcatgtgTTGTATATCCGTTTTTGTACGATTCTTTACAGGATGTTAATTCTGGAATTATGTTAGAAAATATagagatatattttttctaatccTTGGACAGtcccttatttttctttttctgcagTTAGCATTTATGAATTATTCATAGTTTTGGATATAAAATCCCATAAACCTAATCAGTTTCATTTGCATGGTGTGCATATCATAATGAAAGAAAGAGCAGATCATCTACagaaaaaacataattgaaCAAGTACTATTCAAGCAAAGAAGCAACCACAAAACAATGGGCAGTGGAATATTTACATACTTACAGCAGTCCTTCAATCAatgtgaaaaacaaaaaaaaaggaaaaaaaaaaagagcagaGGAAAAAACATTTCATGAGGGtgttattaaagttaaaaatgcTCCTACAAGTCTGCAGTAGTATCAAAACCTTGCTTCTGCAGTTCTGCCCTAAATCAATGTCACCATGTACACTTCAATAGTAGAAGCTTGCTAGGACCTTTGCAATCAAAAGCAGCCAAAAACTTGCAAATATGCCTTCTGCATACATGCATTCaatgtttgttattattcatCTTGATGGATCACTTAACTGATCTTGAGCATCCAGACTAAATCATAATAGCATACTACTCCCTGATGCCTGAATTTTTTACATCaactaaattctatttgttgaaaaatttaaactaagGAACAAACTAACTGATTGCAGGATGATTTGGTTCAAATGGAACGCCAACTATTTACATTGGCGTCTGCAATAAGAAAGAGATCTGACAGGATCATTTCTAAACCGGAATGTTGTCTAAGGAATATCCATCAAAGTCTAAATCATGATCAGATGGTCCTACACCTTCTTGCTGCCagaaaaacacaagaaaatgaTTAGTTTATAAAGGAAAACTATGTGAAAGGATATGTGTACagaaaaggaaggaaggaaaggACCAACCTGTTTCAGAAATGCAGTGACAAGATCCTCCTGACCGTACTGATCAGAGAAGAGGTTATTAATCTGGGAGCTTGGATCAGGAAATGTTTCAGCCTTAACCCTTACTGAACTGTCAACAAGGTTATTGAGGTGTTGACTAACATTTTGGAGATTACTCTGATGTATGGCTTCCCCAGTGCAGAACAGAGGTTTTCCAATTGAATTGGAATCTCTAGTTTGCACAGACTGTTGTTGCAAGCAGGGAAAACCCTGATGGACTAAAACTGATGGTGAGACATCAATGTTACCTTGTAAAGGATTTGCATGCTGAGAAGAATCATATGTTATGCCCGTGCTTGTTAAGTCCCAATCATGGGACTTCTGATGGTGGAGTTCATTAAACATATCATAACTTGAAACAAATCCACCAGGTCCTGTAATGCTTGAGGTACCTTCTTCATGGAACATGGCTTTAGTTGGGATACTAGTTATACCTGGAGTGCTTCTAAGAGGAAAATTACCGACAGACATTTCATTGGTTTGGTTGATGGGAAAATTCAACAATGAAGAGTTTTGTGGAACTGTATTATAAGCACTAGTTATGTTGCTGGAGCCAGTAATTCTATTTCCCAAAACACCATTAGAAATACTATTTGGTACTGTAGGCTGAACCAAAGATGATGGAAACCTGGTTGCATGAGAATCAGCATTTTCACTTAGCATCTGACCTCTTGGTTGAGACCGAGCCATCTGCATCAACAAGGGGTTGTTCTGTGCAGCAGGAGTACTGACTCGCATGTTCAAGTTACCAAGGGTTTGGTTAGATTGGTGCAAAGTGACTAGCTGTTTTGGCTCCATGTTGGTAGGAATGCCATGAAGCAAGTTCATTGGTTTACTGTTGCTTAAATGATGCAGTGACCCTTCTGCAAATCTTAATCTTGGGCTCTCAAAACTGAAAAGGTTCTTTTGATCAGATAGAGGCATAGACACACCAGCTTTGGCAGTTGTCCTGCCAAGTGCCGCGGCTTGAAGCTTGGCTAGACTTTGAGCTGGAAGCTGACCGGCAACTGAAAGAGTTTGAAGATCAATTCCATTGATTGAGGTTGCCCCAAATGTTGCTTCTTGTGAGTTGATGAAGGAGTTGGTCAAGTTGCCCTGCTGCTGTGAAACTCCACTCAGTCTTCGAAGATACAAACGGTATTTCTGTACCAAAAAACAGGTAGAAAAAGAGATAACTCCTTCAAATCAAAAACTAATACCGTAAAAATGAGCAcaacaaaaagtttaaactatgGTTAACATCAATTCCTGAGTTTATCCCAAAGTATATGTTATATGAATCATAATAACAGTATCATCAAACCTGGAGGTGGCTGGCAACATTTTCTCTAGTGAGCCCAGGAACATTCATCAACTCCAGAATCTTCTTAGGAACTGCCTCTGTACATGaacaacaaatttaaaacatcAGATGAGgcatttatatttcaataaaactcTGATGAACCAGGCAAGAAGATATCAACGGATCTATTGGTATATTAGATATTCAGGAATTAGTTGTAGGTGAACACGAAActaatttagagataaaaacaattttccAAAGCTAAGGCCACTCCAGGAACTTTAATGTTTTAACCATATTTGTTGAATATGGTCATAACATGATATATAGTTGGAAACTGATTTGGCTATTTGTGACAGTCATGAAAGACTAGAAGGGGTCATCCCAATATATTGCAATCTGACATGGAAGATGCAAGTAGTAAATGTGTAGATTTGATGCTTTCAAGATTCTTAACCAGTTCGAGATTAGACATAAAGAATCAAAAGATCAAAAGTAGTGGGAGGCATTGTTTGCTGTGTCAGATAAGACAGCATGGAAAAGCAacagaacatttttttttttgcaaggaGGTGATTGAGGAACACATACTATCAATTCCAAGTTGATTCACAGCAGCCATAAACTGCTGATGAAGCTCAACAGACCAAACAACTCGTGGCTTCTTCAACGTGGAGGAATCATCCCTCTCatctccttcttcctcctcGTCCCTCCTCTTCTTTGAGCCTTTGCCTTCATTCACTGAAGATGAATAATCTCCATCGTCACACCCTTTTAGAAGCCGATCTCCTTCTTCCACACTACCCGATTGCTCTGCATCTTTCAACCCATTCTTTCTCTTCCGAATCACATGCTGCCATATGTTCTTCAAAGCCTCGATTCTCACAGGTTTAATCAGATAATCACAGGCACCGTGTGTCACCCCTTTCATCACAACACTTTTTCCATCATCAGCAGACATCACTGTAAAAATCATTCACACAAAGTTTGTTACTGCATATCAATGCAGTGTCTCTCAATAGCCATAAACCAATCAAAACGATGCTTACTAATAACTGGAAGGTCCATCTCCAACCCAATATGCTCCAGAAGCTTGAATCCATCCATGTCTGGCATATGCACATCGCTCAAAACAATGTCAAACCCGTTTTTGTTCTCTCTCAGAAGCGACAATGCAACCTCAGCCCGCTTGCATTTCGTCACTGAACCCAACAACCAAACCGAATCAAATCGCAAAATCTCAAATTTCACAAATCAAAATGCAAAAAAGGAA
This DNA window, taken from Vigna radiata var. radiata cultivar VC1973A chromosome 5, Vradiata_ver6, whole genome shotgun sequence, encodes the following:
- the LOC106760029 gene encoding COBRA-like protein 7, which encodes MSMHVHVFVFLTLAIFSATPSMSQSQTAASCNGIFVSYVYTGGERLPPNVSDATQQPYRFESRLTVLNNGLEELKSWKVFVGFQHSEWLVSASNAVLSDGTSIPGAVGNGTVLSGSTVKDLKTAVATAGDLTQMQVQVDMVGSLLGVAPPSVPMPRSVTLANDGFVCGQPSGEGSNETHVCCRSDPSSRTNVSTEVEFLPREKGDLSITYDIIRTYDSNYWAEVTIANDNPLGRLDNWRLSWDWQNDEFIYTTKGAYPLKVDSSDCVFGSQGSFYKELDFANVLNCERRPTIVDLPPSRFNDSELGQIPFCCRNGTILPPTMDPSMSTSRFQIQVFKMPPKINRSTLTPPRNWEIKGTFNPHYECGNPIRVSPTESPDLTHPPSNKSSIATWQVVCNITNTERETPKCCVSFSAYYNESVIPCNTCACGCPSNPERTCSAASQAMLLPPEALLVPFENRTRKAVSWAEIKHLPVPSPMPCGDNCGVSINWHVATDYRKGWTARVTLFNWGDTSFADWFAAVEMDKAAKGFEEVYSFNGSLLESVENTIFMQGKEGLNFLVAETDGSNPRKDPRVPGKQQSVISFTKKETPGINVVGGDAFPSKVFFNGEECSLPSVLPSSVARTEVPLATTMFLLMLLSIFFMSQ
- the LOC106760138 gene encoding two-component response regulator ARR2, which encodes MNLGSGKGSTSSSPLKTGDVVSDKFPAGLRVMVVDDDPTCLRILERMLRACLYEVTKCKRAEVALSLLRENKNGFDIVLSDVHMPDMDGFKLLEHIGLEMDLPVIMMSADDGKSVVMKGVTHGACDYLIKPVRIEALKNIWQHVIRKRKNGLKDAEQSGSVEEGDRLLKGCDDGDYSSSVNEGKGSKKRRDEEEEGDERDDSSTLKKPRVVWSVELHQQFMAAVNQLGIDKAVPKKILELMNVPGLTRENVASHLQKYRLYLRRLSGVSQQQGNLTNSFINSQEATFGATSINGIDLQTLSVAGQLPAQSLAKLQAAALGRTTAKAGVSMPLSDQKNLFSFESPRLRFAEGSLHHLSNSKPMNLLHGIPTNMEPKQLVTLHQSNQTLGNLNMRVSTPAAQNNPLLMQMARSQPRGQMLSENADSHATRFPSSLVQPTVPNSISNGVLGNRITGSSNITSAYNTVPQNSSLLNFPINQTNEMSVGNFPLRSTPGITSIPTKAMFHEEGTSSITGPGGFVSSYDMFNELHHQKSHDWDLTSTGITYDSSQHANPLQGNIDVSPSVLVHQGFPCLQQQSVQTRDSNSIGKPLFCTGEAIHQSNLQNVSQHLNNLVDSSVRVKAETFPDPSSQINNLFSDQYGQEDLVTAFLKQQEGVGPSDHDLDFDGYSLDNIPV